From a region of the Defluviitalea raffinosedens genome:
- a CDS encoding CBS domain-containing protein — protein MKVRDIMTQNILAVDEEESVLKASQIMRDANVGAVPVRSGDEIVGIITDRDIVLRNVAEGQDVNNTLCKDVMTDNVVTCTPDMDVDEVARLMAENQIRRIPVVEDGKIVGMVSLGDLATQRQLQDEAEDALKNISTPSMPDFQ, from the coding sequence ATGAAAGTTAGAGATATAATGACTCAGAATATACTTGCTGTAGACGAAGAAGAATCTGTTTTAAAAGCTTCTCAGATTATGAGGGATGCTAACGTAGGTGCTGTTCCTGTACGTAGTGGAGATGAAATCGTCGGTATTATTACAGACCGAGATATCGTCCTTCGCAATGTTGCAGAAGGCCAGGATGTAAATAATACATTATGTAAAGATGTGATGACTGATAATGTGGTGACCTGTACTCCGGATATGGATGTAGACGAGGTAGCCCGTTTAATGGCAGAAAATCAAATCAGAAGAATTCCAGTAGTAGAAGATGGCAAAATTGTTGGAATGGTTTCTTTAGGGGACTTGGCAACACAAAGGCAGCTCCAGGATGAAGCCGAAGATGCCTTAAAAAACATTTCAACACCCAGTATGCCTGATTTTCAATAA
- the leuS gene encoding leucine--tRNA ligase: MRYDHKAIEKKWRERWEKNPINQDGPDKKKYYCLDMFPYPSGNGLHVGHWRGYVLSDVWSRYKVLQNYYVLHPMGWDAFGLPAENDAIKKGIHPKVGTARNIANFKRQLHEISAIYDWDREVNTTDPDYYKWTQWIFVKMFEKGLAYEKEMPINWCPSCKTGLANEEVVGGTCERCGSLVTKKNLRQWMLKITAYAERLLNDLQDLDWPEKVKKMQTDWIGKSYGAEIDFKVDGLDKQIKVFTTRPDTLYGATFMVLAPEHESVPEITTEEQKQAVEEYVFQASTKSSVDRMADKEKTGVFTGRYAINPLNGAKIPIWISDYVLADYGTGAIMCVPAHDERDFAFAKKFNLPIIQVIKKEGGEAVELIEPYTEDGVMINSGIFDGISSKEAKEVIANYLQEHGIGKKTVNYKLRDWVFSRQRYWGEPIPIVHCEKCGAVAVPEDQLPVTLPEVESYEPTGTGESPLAAIEEWVNTTCPKCGGPAKRETNTMPQWAGSSWYFLRYADPHNDKELVSKEMMQKWLPVDIYVGGIEHAVLHLLYARFYTKFLYDIGVVDFEEPFKRLFNQGMITKNGAKMSKSKGNVVSPDELVERYGADSLRMYELFVGPPELDSEWDDRGIDGVYRFINKVWKLITENKDAYVEPTREMERTRHKLVYEITTRMEDFHLNTVVSGFMEYTNKLANIAKASNGLDQETIETLIVLLAPFIPHVAEELWEMTGHTESVFKETWPTYDEQKMKEDTIEIAVQVNGKLRSTIEVDLNESKESVLEKAKALVEGKLDGKNIVKEIYVPGKIVNLVVK; the protein is encoded by the coding sequence ATACGCTACGATCATAAAGCTATTGAAAAAAAATGGCGTGAAAGATGGGAAAAGAATCCCATTAATCAAGATGGACCTGATAAGAAGAAATATTATTGCTTAGACATGTTTCCTTATCCTTCAGGAAACGGACTTCATGTAGGACACTGGAGAGGCTATGTGCTTAGTGATGTATGGAGTCGCTATAAAGTATTGCAAAATTACTATGTGCTTCATCCTATGGGCTGGGATGCTTTTGGGTTACCGGCAGAAAATGATGCCATCAAAAAAGGTATCCATCCTAAAGTAGGAACTGCCAGAAACATAGCGAACTTCAAAAGACAACTCCATGAAATCAGTGCTATTTATGATTGGGACAGAGAAGTGAACACAACAGATCCAGATTACTATAAATGGACCCAATGGATTTTTGTAAAAATGTTTGAAAAAGGGCTGGCTTATGAAAAGGAAATGCCAATTAACTGGTGCCCCAGTTGTAAAACAGGTCTTGCCAACGAAGAAGTTGTAGGCGGCACCTGTGAACGTTGCGGTTCTTTAGTCACTAAGAAGAATCTGCGTCAATGGATGTTAAAGATTACGGCTTATGCAGAAAGACTGCTCAATGATTTGCAGGACTTGGACTGGCCTGAGAAAGTAAAGAAAATGCAGACTGACTGGATTGGAAAAAGTTATGGCGCAGAGATTGATTTCAAAGTAGATGGTTTAGACAAACAGATTAAAGTCTTTACCACAAGACCGGATACACTCTATGGAGCGACATTTATGGTTTTAGCGCCTGAACATGAAAGTGTACCTGAAATCACCACTGAAGAGCAAAAGCAAGCAGTGGAAGAATATGTGTTCCAGGCTTCAACCAAATCTTCCGTAGACCGTATGGCGGACAAAGAGAAAACAGGAGTATTTACCGGAAGATATGCAATTAATCCTCTTAACGGGGCTAAAATTCCAATTTGGATTTCTGATTATGTATTAGCAGATTATGGTACAGGCGCAATTATGTGTGTACCCGCCCATGACGAAAGAGACTTTGCTTTTGCTAAGAAATTCAACCTTCCTATTATTCAGGTCATTAAAAAGGAAGGAGGAGAAGCCGTAGAACTTATAGAACCCTATACAGAAGATGGAGTGATGATTAATTCCGGAATATTTGACGGTATTTCTTCCAAAGAAGCTAAGGAAGTTATAGCAAATTACCTTCAGGAACATGGCATAGGCAAGAAAACAGTAAATTATAAATTAAGAGACTGGGTATTTTCAAGACAAAGATATTGGGGAGAACCTATTCCTATCGTTCATTGTGAAAAATGTGGTGCAGTAGCAGTACCCGAAGATCAGCTTCCAGTTACCCTTCCGGAAGTAGAATCCTATGAACCTACAGGAACAGGAGAATCACCATTGGCAGCGATTGAAGAATGGGTGAACACCACTTGTCCAAAATGCGGTGGCCCTGCTAAGAGAGAAACCAATACAATGCCTCAGTGGGCAGGTTCTTCATGGTATTTCTTAAGATATGCCGATCCTCATAATGATAAAGAATTGGTAAGTAAAGAAATGATGCAAAAATGGCTGCCTGTAGATATTTATGTAGGTGGTATCGAGCATGCGGTACTTCATCTTCTCTATGCACGATTCTATACAAAATTCTTATACGATATCGGTGTAGTAGATTTTGAAGAACCCTTTAAACGCCTGTTTAACCAGGGAATGATTACGAAAAATGGGGCGAAAATGAGTAAATCCAAAGGAAATGTCGTATCCCCGGATGAATTGGTAGAAAGATACGGTGCCGATTCTCTTCGTATGTATGAATTATTCGTAGGGCCTCCTGAATTGGATTCCGAATGGGATGACAGAGGAATTGACGGAGTATATCGTTTTATTAACAAAGTTTGGAAGCTGATTACAGAAAACAAAGATGCTTATGTAGAACCTACCAGAGAAATGGAAAGAACAAGACATAAACTGGTTTATGAAATTACAACCAGAATGGAAGACTTCCATCTGAATACCGTAGTCAGCGGATTTATGGAATATACCAATAAATTGGCAAATATCGCCAAAGCATCTAATGGACTGGATCAAGAAACTATAGAAACCCTCATCGTTTTACTGGCTCCATTTATTCCTCATGTTGCAGAAGAATTATGGGAGATGACCGGTCATACAGAATCTGTGTTTAAAGAAACATGGCCAACCTATGACGAACAAAAGATGAAAGAAGACACTATTGAAATTGCTGTTCAGGTGAATGGCAAATTAAGAAGCACCATCGAAGTGGATCTTAACGAATCCAAAGAATCGGTACTAGAAAAAGCAAAAGCTTTGGTAGAAGGCAAACTGGACGGCAAAAACATCGTAAAAGAAATCTATGTGCCAGGAAAGATTGTAAACTTAGTTGTAAAATAA